The Clostridia bacterium nucleotide sequence GTCTGTAAAGGCGAGCACGGATAAGTGCACGCCTTTTTATATTTCATTTTTGAGCTGAAAGCGAGGAACAGATATGTTGAAGGTCGGTATCATCATGGGCAGCGCCGGAGACCTCGAGAAGGTCGCGCCGGCGGCGAAAACGCTGAAGGAGTTCGGCGTCCCGTACGAAGCGAAGGTGCTCTCCGCGCACCGCACTCCCGACGAAGCCGCCGCGTTCGCGGCCTCCGCGCGCGAAAACGGCTTCGGGGCGCTCATCTGCGCCGCGGGCAAAGCCGCTCATCTCGCCGGCGCCGTCGCCGCGAGAACGACGCTTCCGGTCATCGGCATACCGGTCAAGACGTCCGCGCTCGAGGGTATGGACGCGCTGCTTTCCACCGTGCAGATGCCGGCTGGAATGCCAGTCGCCACCGTCGCCATCGACGGCGCGGTCAACGCCGCGCTGCTCGCCGTCCAGATCCTCGCCGTCACCGACGCAGGCCTCGCCGCAAAGCTCGAGGCGAAGCGCGCCGCCGACCGCGAAAAGATCCTCGCGGCCGAACTCGATATATAAAAGAATGATATAAAGGAGAAACAACTATGAAAAAGCTTCAGCAGCTCTATGAAGGCAAGGCCAAAAAGGTCTTCACCACCGAGAACCCCGACCTGCTCATCGTCAGCTACAAGGACGACGCCACCGCCTTCAACGGCGAGAAAAAGGGCACCATCGTCGGCAAGGGCGTGGTCAACAACCGCGTTACCAACCGCCTGATGAAATACCTTGAGGCCAACGGCATCCCCACTCACTTCGTGGAGGAGCTGAACGACCGCGAAACTCTCGTCAAGCGCGTTAAGATCGTTCCGCTCGAGGTCATCGTGCGCAACATCGCCGCCGGCTCGCTCGCGAAGCGCCTCGGGCTCGAGGAGGGAACTCCGATGAAGCGCACCGTGCTCGAATACTGCTACAAGGACGACGCGCTCGGCGACCCGATGGTAAACGAGTATCACATTCTCGCGATGGAATACGCCACCGAGGAGGAGCTGAAGCTCATCGCCGGCTACTCGCTGCGCATCAACGAGCTGCTCGGCAGCTTCTTCGAGAAGCTCGGCGTGCGGCTGATAGACTTCAAGCTCGAATACGGCCGCACCTCCGACGGTAGCATCGTGCTCGCGGACGAGATCTCGCCCGACACCTGCCGCTTCTGGGATATCGCCACCGGCATGAAGCTCGATAAAGACCGTTTCCGCAGAGATCTCGGCGGCGTCGAGGACGCTTATAACGAGATACTGAAGCGCGTTTTCTCGGAGTAATTATCCGTCTGTTCAGGTCAAAAAGTGAGGTTACCTATGTTTGACAAAATCCATGAAGAATGCGGAGTATTCGGCGTCTACGCCGACAAAAAGACCGACGTCGCGGGGCTTTGCTACTACGGCCTTTTCGCTCTGCAGCACAGAGGGCAGGAGAGCTGCGGCATCTACGTCAACGACGACGGCGTGATAAACGGCTACAAGGCCGCCGGCATCGTCAACGACGTCTTCACGCGTCCGGTGCTCGAATCGCTCGGGCAGGGGAGCATGGCGCTCGCCCACGTCCGCTACGGCACTGCCGGCAGCAGCGGCAGCAAGAACGCCCAGCCCGTGCAGATAAACCACATCAAGGGCAGCATGGCGCTCGCCTATAACGGCAACATCGCCAACGCGATGAGCCTGCGCGAGAAGCTCGAAAGCACCGGTTCCATCTTCCACACCACCGGCGACGCCGAGGTCATCGCCTACGTCGTCACCCGCGAGAGGATGAACGCGCCCTCCATCGAAGCGGCAGTCTCCGCCACG carries:
- the purE gene encoding 5-(carboxyamino)imidazole ribonucleotide mutase, whose product is MLKVGIIMGSAGDLEKVAPAAKTLKEFGVPYEAKVLSAHRTPDEAAAFAASARENGFGALICAAGKAAHLAGAVAARTTLPVIGIPVKTSALEGMDALLSTVQMPAGMPVATVAIDGAVNAALLAVQILAVTDAGLAAKLEAKRAADREKILAAELDI
- a CDS encoding phosphoribosylaminoimidazolesuccinocarboxamide synthase, which encodes MKKLQQLYEGKAKKVFTTENPDLLIVSYKDDATAFNGEKKGTIVGKGVVNNRVTNRLMKYLEANGIPTHFVEELNDRETLVKRVKIVPLEVIVRNIAAGSLAKRLGLEEGTPMKRTVLEYCYKDDALGDPMVNEYHILAMEYATEEELKLIAGYSLRINELLGSFFEKLGVRLIDFKLEYGRTSDGSIVLADEISPDTCRFWDIATGMKLDKDRFRRDLGGVEDAYNEILKRVFSE